The region GCGCCGACACCCTCGTCGTCGATCCCCATCGGGAGGCGATCCCACGTCTCGCCGATTCCGGGTCCGTCGTAGGCGAGCGTTCCGACCCCGCGCCGAGCGAGCCCGTCGGCGAAGAAGTGCATCTCCTCCTTGCAGCTGTCCGCCCCCGAGATGAGAACGAGAAGCGGGGATCTCCCCTTCGACTCGGGGAGACGGAGAAGGCCGGGAAGATCGATCGTTCCATGCGGGATCGACACCGATTGCGCCGGGGGAGACATGCGGGCCGCCGCGAGCCGATAGCACGCCGCGCACCGCGCGTAGAGCGCGCGCTTCCGCTCCACCGGTTCGAAGATCGGGAGCTGCGCCATGTGAAACGCCGCCGCCGCGTAGAGATGGTTCTCCCCCGCGGTGACGAGGCGCCCCTCGTCATCGGCGATGCGGGCGAAGGTCTCCCGCTTCTCGCCGATCCTCTCCCACGAGGTCACCCAATCCTCCCACGAATGGATGCGCGCGAACGCCTCGCGGATGTCGAGGA is a window of Candidatus Eisenbacteria bacterium DNA encoding:
- a CDS encoding alpha/beta hydrolase → MDKDRSPGRTEIPFSWVLRSRIVTKSTLEALFRVFGAKTVLPDLFYIRPLLMGSNFLDIREAFARIHSWEDWVTSWERIGEKRETFARIADDEGRLVTAGENHLYAAAAFHMAQLPIFEPVERKRALYARCAACYRLAAARMSPPAQSVSIPHGTIDLPGLLRLPESKGRSPLLVLISGADSCKEEMHFFADGLARRGVGTLAYDGPGIGETWDRLPMGIDDEGVGA